One stretch of Toxoplasma gondii ME49 chromosome XI, whole genome shotgun sequence DNA includes these proteins:
- a CDS encoding hypothetical protein (encoded by transcript TGME49_215900), translating into MASLNSIEKRMCSESQLSAAERRIDDLKNHVLSLPTHSDLHSMVELTNQRTQEVRSMLLETSGKLHVAAEHQANLELRLKICEESLEERERSLSRAIHGQKSRVDDALQKQWQTVKNLEEPVRSVQSEVGVQSSSDEGKERFLIHCSHLLRRPALTASTQKQEAEGNPHSGSSPPPVYGRRGSSRTLPLPISSLVYRRPAVGELTSAKAGFASLLRERRCRCIPFSASCPNLRYPHRRSITCLASRCTVQHGSDCLDSSGLSLCSRPCCRNDLNTTARRHFVCAREAPLPVEENHPNSVGTQWLLQREHDEPLRGLGQRMLQTLQHERIAKADPGVDRNELGQRSHVESVPNLKTVSLTLNAVPKQVAAKEDATTVRRLPAALTDSPCISAADRASVGYLKKLTKRLVPLHQFEKLEAEFDSCAGKLKEAVARIERKYTVLSQALQSKVRARVNSLSEALKKEFLRTHDVSMRSLQQQFRALASDVKELKLIVLPFPNLKRSSVDHNFLIRKPPCDPVEAFQPETPEITSRFRETGDCFSNCLFVVDSPVPSNEKDEQHSVGQGSGREPTPRTSVRQQNAPSSVPCDSQYNAFRGRRQLSTRSNNVAPPAAKHTVTFPCVVQQLTCMRQRLEKTEEHVHELQRVQEACVATLEAGRSDIAELQLAMEATENKFAQQLIACKRDLGQAAASEQARALRDVQKHLAETMGKCLEAHGQIENKKLVQLHHFRQRADEQGTHYAKVVKHLEEKLTQLETLGDRVAKQCEEATAKTDRLCHETMMQRKACQMMQVQMHRSQQQLQIGLLRLAEECKGDSQHLKAEQIHTRTELQAALVDFRVLREQQQDNQDQLKQLQDRCAAGAVSPVEDTVAKLSVKVEWLKAELQKLLLSDTRRLHERTESLEPIEELLNSSFPTQNRRSEVEVFRAQPAFTRSANTGPLPKVAKSDKATEREDCRLQEQRHNVRRLRTDEASRQALTSTVGDPANVSETSDAENCVGRWI; encoded by the coding sequence ATGGCGTCATTGAACTCAATTGAGAAGCGAATGTGCTCGGAGTCTCAGTTAAGCGCTGCAGAACGACGCATCGACGACTTGAAGAACCATGTCTTGTCACTCCCGACGCACTCGGACTTGCACTCGATGGTGGAGCTTACGAATCAACGCACACAGGAAGTACGGTCCATGCTGCTTGAAACATCTGGCAAGCTGCACGTCGCAGCTGAACATCAAGCAAATCTGGAACTGCGTCTAAAAATCTGTGAGGAAAGTCtagaggaaagagagcggAGTTTGAGCCGCGCCATTCATGGTCAAAAGAGCCGTGTGGACGATGCTCTACAGAAGCAGTGGCAGACTGTCAAGAACCTGGAAGAACCCGTTCGCAGCGTGCAAAGCGAAGTCGGGGTGCAGTCGTCTTCCGACGAAGGTAAAGAGAGATTTTTGATCCACTGCTCTCATTTATTACGTAGACCAGCGTTGACGGCATCGACTCAGAAGCAAGAGGCCGAGGGTAATCCGCACTCTGGATCAAGTCCTCCTCCTGTATACGGTCGTCGAGGCAGCAGCCGTACTCTACCCCTCcctatctcttctctggtGTACCGCAGACCCGCGGTAGGTGAACTGACGTCAGCTAAGGCAGGTTTTGCCTCTCTGTTGCGTGAGCGAAGGTGTCGATGTATACCATTTTCTGCATCGTGCCCTAATCTGCGCTACCCACACAGAAGGAGCATCACCTGCCTGGCTTCCCGTTGTACCGTGCAACACGGGTCCGACTGCCTCGATTCATCGGGACTCAGTCTCTGCTCACGCCCTTGCTGTAGGAACGATCTGAATACAACTGCGAGAAGGCATTTTGTCTGTGCGCGAGAAGCTCCGCTGCCCGTGGAGGAAAATCACCCAAATTCGGTAGGGACTCAGTGGTTACTTCAGAGAGAACATGACGAACCCCTTCGGGGTCTGGGGCAGCGTATGCTGCAGACTTTGCAACACGAGCGTATTGCTAAGGCCGATCCCGGTGTTGACAGAAATGAATTAGGACAGCGGAGTCATGTGGAGTCGGTACCGAATCTAAAGACAGTTTCCCTCACTCTTAACGCTGTTCCGAAGCAGGTGGCAGCGAAAGAGGATGCCACAACAGTTCGACGACTGCCGGCAGCACTGACAGATTCTCCGTGCATATCAGCGGCTGATCGAGCATCTGTTGGCTATCTAAAGAAGCTGACAAAGCGCCTTGTGCCATTGCACCAGTTTGAGAAACTAGAGGCGGAATTCGACAGCTGCGCCGGAAAGCTCAAAGAGGCCGTGGCACGGATCGAACGAAAATACACAGTTCTCTCTCAAGCTCTTCAATCGAAAGTTCGTGCTCGGGTCAACAGCCTTTCAGAAGCTCTGAAAAAAGAGTTTCTGCGAACACATGACGTTTCCATGAGGTCCTTGCAACAGCAGTTTCGCGCTCTAGCGAGCGATGTGAAGGAATTGAAGCTGATAGTACTGCCGTTCCCAAATCTGAAGCGCAGTTCCGTAGATCATAACTTCTTGATCCGCAAACCCCCATGTGACCCCGTGGAGGCTTTTCAACCTGAAACACCTGAAATCacttctcgctttcgcgAGACTGGTGACTGTTTCTCCAACTGCCTGTTCGTTGTTGACTCTCCTGTGCCCtcgaacgagaaggacgaacaGCATAGCGTTGGACAGGGCTCAGGAAGGGAACCCACACCCCGTACATCAGTCAGACAACAGAACGCGCCATCAAGTGTTCCCTGCGATAGTCAATACAATGCTTTCCGCGGGAGAAGGCAGCTTTCAACAAGGAGCAACAATGTTGCCCCACCTGCTGCAAAACACACTGTTACCTTTCCCTGCGTCGTGCAACAGCTTACATGTATGCGACAGCGtctggaaaaaacggaagaacACGTGCACGAGTTGCAGAGGGTCCAAGAAGCGTGTGTGGCTACTCTTGAAGCGGGCAGGTCCGACATAGCGGAACTGCAACTCGCTATGGAAGCAACGGAGAACAAATTTGCTCAGCAATTGATAGCATGCAAGAGGGACCTAGGGCAAGCTGCGGCTTCTGAGCAAGCCAGAGCTCTACGAGACGTCCAGAAGCATTTAGCGGAAACAATGGGGAAGTGCTTGGAAGCACACGGCCAGATCGAGAACAAAAAACTGGTACAACTGCACCACTTTCGGCAAAGGGCCGACGAACAAGGCACACATTATGCGAAAGTAGTCAAACACTTGGAAGAAAAGCTCACACAGTTGGAAACACTCGGAGACAGAGTGGCAAAACAGtgcgaggaagcgacagctAAGACAGACAGACTGTGCCACGAAACCATGATGCAGCGGAAGGCCTGTCAAATGATGCAAGTCCAAATGCACCGTAGCCAACAACAGCTTCAAATCGGCCTTCTCAGGCTAGCAGAGGAATGCAAGGGCGACAGCCAACACCTGAAAGCTGAGCAAATTCACACTAGAACAGAGCTGCAAGCGGCCCTGGTCGACTTCCGTGTCCTGCGAGAACAACAGCAGGACAATCAAGATCAGCTCAAGCAGCTCCAAGACCGATGCGCGGCAGGTGCTGTTTCTCCAGTTGAAGACACCGTCGCGAAGCTCTCTGTCAAGGTGGAGTGGTTGAAGGCGGAACTGCAGAAGCTACTCCTTTCGGACACACGCAGGCTGCACGAGCGGACAGAGTCTCTGGAGCCAATAGAAGAACTACTGAACTCGTCGTTCCCAACGCAGAACCGACGCTCAGAGGTAGAGGTGTTCAGAGCACAGCCAGCCTTTACGCGTTCGGCAAACACGGGACCACTTCCCAAAGTGGCGAAAAGCGATAAAGCCACCGAGCGAGAGGATTGTAGATTGCAGGAGCAGCGACACAATGTGAGACGCCTGCGTACTGACGAAGCTTCTCGACAGGCTCTGACTTCTACAGTTGGAGATCCCGCCAATGTTTCTGAGACCAGTGATGCAGAAAACTGCGTTGGGCGATGGATCTGA
- a CDS encoding AP2 domain-containing protein (encoded by transcript TGME49_215895): protein MLSRRCKRSSAEDSGANEVGANADQSKRLRHSLDSIIEKGGDPVNHDSAMLLDCAPTQTGRAFAFLSMPAPIEPSGNEESAPAVHRDSGVGGIDYPRPVASISVESSSQVVAPRDENPSASYQRRGDSPPSLRNGGDRQERKRTAVAPEANEPQDNETKNEEWLQLARLKPKVEGVCFDRFFRRWVAKRAGLKKVYFPVYKYGFDRAYELAVATRRGLENDAAAGIRAVGALRPRISEAAGCTSSPGMLSEDACPEKPPVPVQPPRTLSTRATAAQAEVKSGDSAESTKNDSEGAHVLEGAELQTPERSTSNTICWATAAEGSISKTDGFQNRSSPSGFGHGSRNKPELSQQKVETTSRGIRSASASCNREKDQGGSACSVLSIASFSLSQIDEELEGINDEAYEAERLQADEDRSHAPAASHGEGGTSAGESTAASTTGSEDSGPLRAATSPLMFPQGSEGSASSASTEIMVLDDESMQQALVTASAETLNKLRSTLPAGVHFDFASKRWFAVYSSHESPEATQRDPVRPKERVRIFDPTQYEGSMLKAFHACRSFCGSVEAGASDWDSVPQLVPEQRKQGECQDTSGSSDQGANRLSPTETENPPTADHPRSLSATTRPEGSLEQTQHPQRNRGILGIQPGETEGLQVPSNGHGVNAGDIETNLLDAEFGSETRARTTALPHLRRSQRRADPARSVHSNTFAGQELHQSPKPGNQTSRGESGRSSLRRKNQVSTNEKGLPGEGGCRTDEKSKQVSYVSFSEPITVRYQQVPTESASTRGCSQRRPQNAEELEDRRSPLTRQEERTESDPRTTAGLCQENPHPSYRFLRQQSRELAVRCLLVIFGNLADVCTPALFRLFPQDRCRRVRAVLQHRDLLQSGKHTRVLLSAYFQLFWPLLETRTLPQHYSADYIRRLLNGMHNVAAMHKSLFPEYPLRGELDNREGPYAFLDDTAAEGINFFETDFDEP, encoded by the exons ATGTTGTCGCGGCGCTGTAAGAGATCAAGCGCGGAAGACAGTGGCGCAAATGAGGTGGGTGCCAACGCGGATCAGTCAAAACGTCTTCGACACTCGCTTGACTCGATAATCGAAAAGGGAGGCGATCCGGTAAACCACGATTCCGCGATGTTGCTGGATTGTGCTCCGACGCAGACTGGACGCgccttcgcttttctgtcgaTGCCGGCGCCTATAGAACCGTCTGGGAACGAGGAATCAGCTCCAGCAGTACATCGGGATAGCGGGGTAGGCGGGATAGATTATCCACGTCCTGTTGCTTCCATATCTGTCGAATCATCAAGCCAAGTGGTAGCACCAAGAGACGAAAATCCTTCTGCGAGCTACCAAAGGCGTGGTGattctccaccttctctaCGAAACGGAGGCGATCGGCAGGAGCGGAAGAGGACAGCAGTCGCCCCGGAAGCAAATGAGCCACAGGACAACGAGACTAAAAATGAGGAATGGTTACAGCTCGCCCGACTCAAACCCAAAGTCGAGGGCGTGTGTTTTGATCGCTTTTTTAGACGGTGGGTTGCAAAGAGAGCAGGACTGAAGAAAGTCTACTTCCCTGTCTATAAGTACGGCTTCGATCGAGCCTACGAACTTGCTGTGGCCACGCGGCGCGGTCTGGAAAATGATGCAGCTGCTGGAATTCGTGCGGTTGGAGCCTTACGACCACGAATTTCTGAGGCAGCTGGCTGCACCAGTTCACCAGGCATGTTATCAGAGGACGCATGCCCTGAAAAACCGCCTGTACCTGTTCAACCCCCTCGCACGTTGAGCACGCGAGCCACCGCAGCTCAGGCAGAAGTTAAAAGTGGGGATTCGGCAGAATCGACAAAAAATGACTCGGAAGGGGCTCACGTTTTAGAAGGTGCTGAGCTGCAAACGCCTGAAAGGTCTACGTCGAACACGATTTGCTGGGCAACGGCTGCCGAGGGCAGTATAAGCAAAACAGACGGATTCCAAAACCGTTCCAGTCCAAGTGGTTTCGGTCACGGAAGCCGGAACAAACCT GAATTGTCGCAACAAAAGGTGGAGACGACCTCCCGAGGAATCCGGTCTGCTTCGGCTAGCTGCAATAGGGAGAAAGACCAAGGAGGCTCAGCGTGCTCGGTGTTGTCTATCGCATCCTTCTCCCTAAGTCAAATCGATGAGGAGCTGGAAGGGATAAATGACGAGGCATATGAAGCAGAAAGGCTGCAGGCTGACGAGGACAGATCCCAT GCACCAGCAGCTTCACATGGCGAGGGAGGCACCTCGGCTGGTGAATCTACTGCAGCCAGCACGACAGGGAGTGAAGACAGTGGTCCACTAAGAGCAGCGACAAGTCCCCTCATGTTTCCCCAGGGTAGCGAgggctctgcttcttctgcatctaCCGAGATTATGGTCTTGGACGATGAAAGCATGCAACAGGCCCTGGTGACAGCGTCTGCGGAAACGCTGAACAAGCTCCGGAGCACGCTACCTGCAGGCGTCCACTTCGATTTCGCGTCGAAGCG CTGGTTTGCCGTCTACAGTTCGCATGAGAGTCCAGAGGCAACACAACGTGACCCTGTGCGTCCGAAAGAGCGAGTTCGGATTTTTGATCCTACCCAGTATGAAGGCTCCATGCTGAAAGCGTTTCATGCATGCCGTAGCTTCTGTGGCTCTGTCGAAGCCGGCGCGTCCGACTGGGACTCGGTGCCTCAGCTGGTGCCGGAACAGCGCAAGCAAGGGGAATGCCAAGATACCTCCGGGTCGAGTGATCAAGGAGCGAACCGGCTTTCTcccacagaaacagaaaacccCCCAACAGCAGACCACCCGCGGAGTCTCTCCGCGACCACTCGACCAGAGGGCTCCTTGGAACAGACGCAGCACCcacaaagaaacagaggcatTCTGGGGATTCAACCTGGTGAGACGGAAGGGCTGCAAGTGCCGTCAAACGGACATGGAGTCAACGCTGGGGACATTGAGACAAATCTTCTTGACGCTGAG TTTGGTAGCGAGACCCGCGCAAGAACTACAGCTCTGCCTCATCTGCGACGGTCGCAGCGTCGAGCAGATCCCGCTAGGAGCGTTCATTCAAACACGTTTGCCGGTCAAGAGTTGCATCAGTCCCCAAAGCCTGGAAATCAAACATCTCGCGGAGAATCAGGAAGGAGCAGCTTACGCAGGAAAAACCAGGTTTCgacgaacgagaaaggaTTGCCAGGAGAAGGTGGTTGTAGGACCGACGAGAAAAGCAAGCAAGTTAGCTATGTATCGTTCTCTGAACCCATCACTGTTAGGTACCAACAAGTGCCGACCGAAAGTGCAAGCACCAGAGGATGTAGTCAGAGGAGACCCCAAAACGCTGAAGAGCTCGAGGACAGACGGTCTCCATTGACTAGACAG GAGGAACGAACTGAAAGCGACCCGCGGACAACAGCAGGCCTATGCCAAGAAAATCCCCATCCATCGtatcgttttcttcgccagCAATCGCGAGAACTGGCGGTCCGGTGCCTTTTAGTGATATTTGGTAACCTCGCTGACGTGTGCACTCCCGCCTTGTTTCGGTTGTTTCCACAGGATCGGTGCAGACGCGTTCGTGCGGTACTGCAGCACCGCGATTTGCTCCAAAGTGGGAAGCACACCAGAGTTCTTTTGTCGGCATATTTTCAGCTTTTCTGGCCGTTGCTCGAGACGAGAACGTTGCCTCAACACTACAGTGCAGATTACATCCGGCGTTTGCTTAACGGTATGCATAACGTTGCAGCCATGCACAAAAGCCTGTTCCCGGAATATCCTTTACGCGGGGAGCTTGACAATAGAGAGGGGCCGTACGCATTTCTAGATGACACGGCAGCTGAGGGTATCAATTTTTTTGAAACTGATTTCGACGAGCCCTAG